The segment GGTAGATATGCCTGACCGCGACAATGCGGTCGCCCGGTTCGACGAAGCTCAGCACTGCCGATGAGATGGCGGACATGCCGCTTGCAAAACCGATCGCGTCCTCGGCGCCCTCCAGCTTTGCCAGCATTTCCTCGAACATGCGCACGGTCGGGTTCAGCCCGCGCGTGTAGGTCGGCCGCACTTTTTCGCCGCGGTATGTCTCGAGCATCTCGTCATAATTCGGGAAGGTGAAGAGCGAGGTCTGCACGATCGGCGGGACGACGGCATCGAAGGCGTTGCCCTCGTCATGGGCGGCGATCAGCGAGGCCTGGTCGAAAAAATCGGAACCGTTCATTTCGACATTTCCTCGATATCCTCTTCCACGATCTCGAGGATCTGCAGCGTTTTTCCGCGCGCCAGCTCCGCGTCCCCGGCGACGATGGCATCGAACAGCTCACGGTGATACGGGAACGATCGCCGCGCGAAATCCTGCCGGTCGAAAGGATGGTCCCAGAAGCGCTCGAACGCTTCGCGCATCTGCCCCAGGAGCTGCCGGAAAAGCGGATTGTGCGTGGCATCGTAGACCGCCAGGTGAAAGGCCAGGTCTTCCGGCCCCGACGTGCCGGTGGCGAGATGGACGCGCTCCATCTCGATGAGTTTCTCCTCGATCCTCCGCAGATCGTCGACCGTCCGCCGCCGCGCCGCAACCATGCTTGCCTCGGCCTCGATGCCGCGGCGCACCTCGAGTGTGTGCAAGAGACGGTCGCGCAGCTGTGCAGTATTGAGCGACAGCGGCAAATGGATCGTGCCGGCGGATATCGGCTTGAGCAGATAGGTGCCGCTGCCTTTGCGGGTCTCGGTGACGCCGAGCGCTTCGAAACGCCCGATCGCCTCGCGAATGGTCGAACGCCCCACGGAAAGCGCGGCCATCAATTCGCGTTCGGTCGGAAGCCGGTCACCACTCTTCAGGGCAGCGCGCTCGACATAGTCAGCCAGCGCTTCCATAACCTGTTTGCCGCGGTCCAACGGCGGGAGCGTGGCGATTGCCACACGCGTGGCAGGTGCCCCGGGCAGTTCGCCGCGTGTTCGCATAGGTACCTATGCCCGAAATTGGTCTGACATCTTAGCAGATTTGCGCGCCGCGCGCCTTTCGTCAAGTGGCCTGGGCAGTGTCTCAGTGTGCATATCGGCTCACACCCATCGCGGAACCTCGAATGTTGCCGCAAAGGGCGTCTTTCGCACATATCCTGAGCTTCGCGATAGTTTCACCCTGTCCATCCGGTCAATGGTTTGCCTCTCGCAAATTTTCCTCGCAAAAATGCGTGTTTCGCGGGCGATTGTTGGGACAGCCGCAAGGGGCGCTCGCCCCACCCAATGCGGTCATTTAGTGTGGGATCAAGGAGCCGATTGGGATGGCATTGGATGGCGTACGTGCGTTGGTATTCGACGTGTTCGGCACTGTCGTCGATTGGCGCAGCGGCGTGGCGCGCGAAGCTGAGCCGTTCCTGAAGTGGCATGGAGCAGGATCCACTATTCCTACCGCTTTCGCGGATGCGTGGCGCAGCCGTTACTCCCCAGCGATGGAGGAGGTGCGCAGCGGCCGGCGGCCTTTTACACGGCTCGACGTGCTGCATCGGGAGAATCTGGCAGCTGTTTTGCCAGAATTCGGGATCGACCCTGCTTCGGTGCCAGCGTCCGAACTGGACGAACTGAACCTGGCATGGCACCGATTGGAGCCATGGCCGGACGCGGTGGCCGGCCTCACACGGCTGAAGGCCCGCTATATCATCGCGCCGCTCTCGAACGGCAACATCGTCCTCATGCTCAACATGGCGAAGCGTAGTCGTATCCCCTGGGATGCGATCCTCGGCGCCGAAGTCGTGCAAGCCTACAAGCCTACGCCGGAAGCCTATCTTCGCACTGCTGACGTGCTGGCAATGAAGCCGAATGAGATCTGTCTTGTGGCCGCCCACAATGGCGACCTTGCAGCGGCTCGGGCATGCGGATTGCGAACTGCCTTTGTCCTGCGTCCGACCGAGCACGGGGTAACGCAGACGACGGATCTGCACCCTGATCAAGCGTGGGACCTGGTGGCCTGCGACTTCATTGACTTGGCTGAACGACTTGAGTTGTAGCGCGTCTCAACGAACAGCGCCGTGACCCGATTGCTCAGCGGCAGTCCCGGGTTAGCCAAAGAGGCAGGCGTTACTACGCCTTTCGTTCCCAGCGCCGGTCTGGCGTCTGCTGCCAATAGGTGACTGCGTGGCCGGCTTCCTTCATCGTCTTCCAATGCGCGCGCGCCGCCTCGACCTGAGCCGCATCGTGGCCGTCGAACAGGAACACGGCGCGCTCATAACCGGTAAGCTTCGGTGGCACCGCGCCGTCAACCAGGAAGCGTATCTGCGCCTCGTTCGCATTGTCATGGCCGGTGGTCAAAAGGATCGGCTGCTCGGCCAGAAAGGATTCGCGGTCCGTCGCATGCGCCAGGAAGGAATCGTCCCTGAAGGTCCAAAGATGCTGGTCCAGCGCGTCGCGCCGTTCCTCGGAGCCGGTCTGCACCACGGCGCGCCAACCGCGATCGACACTGCGCTCGAGCAGGCCGGGCAACGCATCTTCCAGAGTCGATTCGGTCAAGTGGTAGAACAGGACGTCGGCCATGATCGCGCCTTGAAAGGCCTCACTCCTCGTAGTTGTCGCGAACCAACCGGTCGAGCAGCCTGACGCCGAAGCCGGACGCCCATGACTGGTTGATCTCGCTGGACGGCGCGCCCATCGCGGTGCCGGCGATGTCGAGATGCGCCCAGGGTGCATCCCTGACGAAGCGCTGCAGGAACTGCGCCGCGATGATGGCGCCGCCATAGCGGCCGCCGATATTCTTCATGTCGGCATTTTTCGAATCGATCAGCTTGTCGTATTCGGTGCCGAGCGGCATCCGCCACACTCGTTCCTGCGTCGCCTGCCCGGCGCTCGTCAGCCGATTCGCCAATTCGTCATTGTTGGAGAACAGCCCGGCATAGTGCTGGCCGAGCGCGACCATGGTGGCGCCGGTCAGCGTCGCCAGATTGACCATGAATCTCGGCTGGAAGCGATCATTGCAGTACCACAGCGCATCGGCCAGGACGAGGCGGCCCTCGGCGTCGGTGTTGAGCACCTCGATGGTCTGGCCCGACATCGAAGTGACGATGTCGCCGGGGCGCTGCGCATGGCCGTCGACGGCATTTTCCACCAGCCCGATGACACCGACGACATTGGCCTTGGCCTTGCGCGCGGCGAGCGCGTACATCAGCCCGGTCACCGCGGCCGCGCCGCCCATGTCGCCCTTCATGTCCTCCATGCCGGAGGCCGTCTTTATCGAATTGCCGCCGGTGTCGAAAGTGACGCCTTTGCCGACGAAAGCAATCGGGCTGTCCTTGGCCTTGCCGCCGTTCCATCGCATGACGGCCAGGCGCGCCCCACGCGGCGAGCCTTGTGCGACGCCGAGCAGCGCACCCATGCCGAGCTTCTTCATCTCCTTCTCGACCAGGATCTCGACCGCGACGCCGAGCGCCTCCAGTTCGTTGACGCGGGCGGCGAATTCCACCGGCCCCAGTATATTGGCCGGTTCGTTGACCAGATCGCGCGCCAGGAGCACCCCGTCGATCACCGCCACCTCGTCGGAGAAGGCCTTTTTCGCCGCCGCCGGATCGGCGGTATGGATGATCACCTTAACGGGCTTTTTCGGCTCGGCCTTGTTACCGTCGCGCTGGCCGTCGCCATTGTCCTTTTTCGTCTTGTACTTGTCGAAAGCATAGCTGCGCAGAAGAATGCCCGCAGCAAGCTGTGCCGCTTGCCTGCCGCCGACGTCAGCACCCGGCAGATCGAGCACGACCGCCACCTCCGTCGCCTTGCGCAAGGATGCAGCGATCGTGCCGCCAAGCTTGAGCCAGGCATAGTCGTCGAGCGCCGAGACCTTGCCGGCGCCGACCGCCACCAGCCGGTCGAGCGATGTGCCCTCCGGCGCCAGCACTTCGACCAGGCCGGCGAACTTGCCGGAAAAGTCGGCCACCGGAAACGCCCGCTCCAGGGTCTTTGCCGGATCGCAAGCCTTTGCCGTGTCGCCGAGACCGCCATCGTTGGCCGCCAGGACGAAAACACTGCCCTTCTTGGGCGCTGCGAATTTGGCGAAGGCGATCGAAGGTCTCGAAGTCATCATGTCCTGCTTTCGGGAACGGCGTTGGTTTTTTTGGAAGAGTGCCTGGCGAAACCAGATATTTGGCTGTTTCCGACCGGAAGCACCACCCCAATTTTCAATCATCGCCGCTATCTGACGATCTGCTGCGCGATAGCGTTGGCCTGAAATCGTGCGTTTGGCGAAGCAACCGCGAATGCTTGGCCGCATGCCGGTAAACCACAGGCCGGCAATTTTGGGTTCCCGTCGCAGCTACGGCGGCCAGGACCGTGACCGGCGCGACATTTGGTCGTTTTCCGGCATTTGGCAAGACTTTGCCGGAATCCGATCCCATATGTCAGATGGAATCAATGGCGATTCGTCGCGGCACGGCCCCGCTTACTGCCGCAACCTGTTGTTAACCATTGATGTTCGCCCTTTCTTATCCAATGCCGCCGACACTCCGGCCACCGGAAATAACGATGTGGGACGGGAACCAGATCGAACACCCAACGGACCGGTTGTGCAGGCGTCTCCGGGCGACTACCTTGTCTGGAGGCATGATGCCGTTCGGCAAAATCGAGAAAAGCCTTCATGAAGGTCGTTGAACGCTACATCATGCGTCGTGCGTTGGCGGTCTTCCTCGCAGCGCTCATCTGGACGCTGGCGATCGTGTGGACGACGCAGGTGCTCGCCCGCATCGATCTCGTGACCGACAGCGGGCAGTCGGCGCTGACCTTCTTCGAGGTCGCTGCTCTGATCATTCCGTCGATCGTCCCTATCGTCGTGCCCTTCGCCCTGGTGGTCGCGGTCGCGCAGACACTGAGCGCGATGAATTCCGATTCTGAGCTTGCCGTCTTGAACGCCGCAGGCGCTTCGCGCTGGACCATCGTCAGGCCGATCATGCTCCTGGCGCTGGCGGCCAGCGTTTTTTCGTTCGCCGTCGACAACGGCGTCGACCCCTATGCACGACAGAAAAACCGCGAGCTGGTGGCGTCGTCGCGCGCCGATCTTCTGTCGCTCGTCATCCAGGAAGGCACCTTCCGCAAGATCGACGACGGCCTGTTCCTGCAGATCGGCGAGCGGCTTCCGGACAACCGCCTTGGCGGCATTTTTGTCGCCGATTCACGCGAAGAAGGCGTCAACCTCATCTACTACGCCAAGAGCGGCGCCATCATTGAAAGCGGCGACGAGAGGGTGCTGATGATGAACGACGGCGTCATCCACCGCGAAACGCTGGCCGGCGATCTTTCGGTCATCCGGTTCACCTCCTATGCCTTCGACCTGTCGGCCTTCATGTCGGCCTCATCAGAGGTATTGCTCTTGCCGAAGGACCGGACGACACAGTACCTGCTCAATCCCAGTCCGAACGACAAGATGTTCCAGAAAAGGCCGAACAAGTACCTGGCCGAGGTCCACCAGCGTTTCTCCGAATGGTCCTATTCACTCGTTTTCGCGCTGATCGCGCTTGCGGTCGCGGGAGACGCGCGCTCCCATCGCGAGGCGCGCATTCATCCGCTGATCACGTCTATCGCGATTGCTCTTTTCGTGCGCTGGCTCGGTTTCTTTGCCGCTGGCAAGGCCGACAACATTCCGCAATACGCCTATATGGTCTACGGCGTTCCTATCGTGGCGTCCGCAGTCGCGACATGGTTCATCGTCTCCAACCGGACCATGGAGCTGCCGGTCGCCTGGGCCGACTGGATGACGAATTTCGCCGGCCGCTTCGGTGAGGGCTGGAGCGCCCTGAAGCTCCGCTTCGCCAGGCGCGGCGCTTCTGGCCAAGGGGCCGGCTGATGGGCTGGACACACTAATGGGCTGGACTCTGGGCAGATACTTCTTCTTCCGCTACGTGACGATCACCATCTGGTTGTTCATCGGCCTCCTGGCGCTTGTGTTCCTGATCGACTTCACCGAGCTTTCCGGCCGCACGACCGGCTTGCCGGGTTTTACCTACGGCACGGCGTTTGCCATTTCAGGGTTGCGAATGCCGATGATCATGCTGCAGACGGTGCCGTTCGTCGGCCTGTTCTCGGCAATGGCGACGCTGGTCTCGCTCAATCGCAGGTATGAACTGGTCATCGCACGTTCCGCCGGCGTCTCCGCATGGCAATTCCTGCTGCCGTGCTGCATCGGGGCGCTGCTGTTCGGGGTGTTGTCGGTCGGCATCATCAATCCGATCGCCGCGTATGCGTTTTCCTGGTCCGAGAAAATCGAAACCCAGCTCCGCTCCGGCAAGTCGAACACCGTCTCGGCTGACGCCGAGCCCTGGATCCGGCAGAAAACCAGTTCCGGCGATACCATCATCGGCGCGCGCGCCATCC is part of the Mesorhizobium sp. L-2-11 genome and harbors:
- a CDS encoding FadR/GntR family transcriptional regulator, which gives rise to MRTRGELPGAPATRVAIATLPPLDRGKQVMEALADYVERAALKSGDRLPTERELMAALSVGRSTIREAIGRFEALGVTETRKGSGTYLLKPISAGTIHLPLSLNTAQLRDRLLHTLEVRRGIEAEASMVAARRRTVDDLRRIEEKLIEMERVHLATGTSGPEDLAFHLAVYDATHNPLFRQLLGQMREAFERFWDHPFDRQDFARRSFPYHRELFDAIVAGDAELARGKTLQILEIVEEDIEEMSK
- a CDS encoding haloacid dehalogenase type II; protein product: MALDGVRALVFDVFGTVVDWRSGVAREAEPFLKWHGAGSTIPTAFADAWRSRYSPAMEEVRSGRRPFTRLDVLHRENLAAVLPEFGIDPASVPASELDELNLAWHRLEPWPDAVAGLTRLKARYIIAPLSNGNIVLMLNMAKRSRIPWDAILGAEVVQAYKPTPEAYLRTADVLAMKPNEICLVAAHNGDLAAARACGLRTAFVLRPTEHGVTQTTDLHPDQAWDLVACDFIDLAERLEL
- a CDS encoding DNA polymerase III subunit chi, which produces MADVLFYHLTESTLEDALPGLLERSVDRGWRAVVQTGSEERRDALDQHLWTFRDDSFLAHATDRESFLAEQPILLTTGHDNANEAQIRFLVDGAVPPKLTGYERAVFLFDGHDAAQVEAARAHWKTMKEAGHAVTYWQQTPDRRWERKA
- a CDS encoding leucyl aminopeptidase produces the protein MTSRPSIAFAKFAAPKKGSVFVLAANDGGLGDTAKACDPAKTLERAFPVADFSGKFAGLVEVLAPEGTSLDRLVAVGAGKVSALDDYAWLKLGGTIAASLRKATEVAVVLDLPGADVGGRQAAQLAAGILLRSYAFDKYKTKKDNGDGQRDGNKAEPKKPVKVIIHTADPAAAKKAFSDEVAVIDGVLLARDLVNEPANILGPVEFAARVNELEALGVAVEILVEKEMKKLGMGALLGVAQGSPRGARLAVMRWNGGKAKDSPIAFVGKGVTFDTGGNSIKTASGMEDMKGDMGGAAAVTGLMYALAARKAKANVVGVIGLVENAVDGHAQRPGDIVTSMSGQTIEVLNTDAEGRLVLADALWYCNDRFQPRFMVNLATLTGATMVALGQHYAGLFSNNDELANRLTSAGQATQERVWRMPLGTEYDKLIDSKNADMKNIGGRYGGAIIAAQFLQRFVRDAPWAHLDIAGTAMGAPSSEINQSWASGFGVRLLDRLVRDNYEE
- the lptF gene encoding LPS export ABC transporter permease LptF, encoding MKVVERYIMRRALAVFLAALIWTLAIVWTTQVLARIDLVTDSGQSALTFFEVAALIIPSIVPIVVPFALVVAVAQTLSAMNSDSELAVLNAAGASRWTIVRPIMLLALAASVFSFAVDNGVDPYARQKNRELVASSRADLLSLVIQEGTFRKIDDGLFLQIGERLPDNRLGGIFVADSREEGVNLIYYAKSGAIIESGDERVLMMNDGVIHRETLAGDLSVIRFTSYAFDLSAFMSASSEVLLLPKDRTTQYLLNPSPNDKMFQKRPNKYLAEVHQRFSEWSYSLVFALIALAVAGDARSHREARIHPLITSIAIALFVRWLGFFAAGKADNIPQYAYMVYGVPIVASAVATWFIVSNRTMELPVAWADWMTNFAGRFGEGWSALKLRFARRGASGQGAG